Within Sorangiineae bacterium MSr11367, the genomic segment TCCTTGAGTTTTCGCGCGTCGTCGGACAGCGCGTCCCACGGTTTGGCGTCCACGGCAGTGACCCCTGCCCCGCGGGCCAGGCAAAGACGTGCGGCGGCGCAGCCACTCAGGCCGAGGCCCAGCACGGCGACATGCTTTCCGGTCAGGTCGAGCACCGGGCTAGTTATCGCAACTTCAGGCTAGAAAGCGAAATAAGCGCGAGCAAAATGCTGATGATCCAGAACCGCACGATGATCTTGGGCTCTGGCCAGCCCTTCTTTTCGTAGTGGTGATGGATGGGAGCCATGAGAAAAATGCGCTTTCCCGTGAGGCGAAAGCTCAAAACTTGCACAATGACGCTGACTGCCTCCAAAAAGAAGATTCCCCCGAGGATGATCGAGAGCAGCTCATTCTTTGTGAAGACGGCGCACATGCCCAGGCCGCCGCCCAACGCGAGCGATCCGACGTCGCCCATGAACACTTGTGCGGGGTAGGTATTGTACCAAAGGAATCCAATGCCAGCGCCCACGACAGCGCCGCAATAGACCGAGAGTTCGCCCACGCTGGCGATACCGGGGATGTCCAGGTAGCGCGCCACGATGAAGCGCTGCGACACGTTGGCAATGCCGAAGGTGGCACCGGCGAGGTAGCACCAGAGGAGGTAGGTGGCGCCGTTGATGATGACCGGGCCAATCGCCAAGCCATCGAGGCCGTCGGTGAGGTTGACGGCGTTGGACATGGCAACGACCACCAGCACCGCGAACGGGATGTAGACGAGCACCGGCAAGTCGATGGGGTGCTTGGCGAAGGCCACGAACGGGATGGCCACGCGTGTGCGAATTTCCCACCAATCCGGGGGCACGTGGCGTTCGGCGAAGAAGACGTAGGCGATGACCGCCCCGGCGATGAGAAACTGGCCCAGAAGCTTGTACCGGCCGGGAACGCCGCGGGAGTTCTTCGCCTTGATCTTGAGGTAGTCGTCCAGGTAGCCGATGACGCCGTAGCCGGCGGTGACGGCCGTGGTGGCCCAGACGAAGACGTTGCTCAGGTCGCACCAGAGGATGGTGGGCAAGAGCACCGACAGAAGAATGAGGGCGCCGCCCATGGTGGGGGTGCCGGACTTGATGTGGTGGCTCGCAGGCCCGTCGACGCGGACCACTTGGCCGATCTGCTTGCGCTGCAGCTCGCGGATGAACCACGGCGAGAGAAAGAACGAGATGAACATGGCCGACGCCGCGGCCGCAATGATGCGGAACGGGACGTAGCGAAGAACGTTGAGCCAGGTGAGCCAGCTCGCGTCGTGCCGGAGGGGAAAGAGAAATTCGAGGATCACCGGGGTGTTCTCTGGGGGCTGCTCGTGCTGCTCTTGCCGCCGTCGCGGGCGAGGAGGGCGATGGCGACACGCTCGGTCTGGACGCCGCGCGAGCCTTTGACGAGGACGACGTCGCCGGGGCGAACCTCGGCGCAGGCTACGTCGGCCGCCTCGCTGGTGGTTGCCGCGGCCATGGTGCGCACGCCGCCGTGCGCAGCTCGGTGAAGGGTGCGCGCGATGGCCGCACCGCCGCATCCGATGACCGTGTGCACGCGGGCACGTGCCAACTCGTCCCCGAGGGCGGCATGCGCTTCGCCTTCCGCGGGGCCGAGCTCGCGCATCTCGCCAAGGACGGCCACGATGCGGCGTTTTCCGGGCGCCGCCAGCTCGACGGCGAGGTCGATCGCGGCGGACATGCTCGAGGGGTTGGCGTTGTAGCTGTCGTCGATGACGGTGATGCCCCACGACAGAGTGTGAATCTGTCCGCGGCCCTCGGGGAGCGCGACGCGGGCGAGGCCCCGGGCGAGTTCTTCGAGCGAGAGGGAACGGCCGACGGCGAACTCGGTGGCGGCGAGGGCGGCGAGGAAGTCGATGGCGGCGGCCTCGCCGGCGAGTGGCAGATCCAGGGTGATCTCGCTTTTGGCCCGCGCGAAGACGACCTTGGTGCCGGCGCGCGCGCGAAGGCGGTACGCGGAGCCGGGCGCGCGGCCGAAGGAGACGGTGTGGCGGGCCGCGGTGCGGGGAAGTTGGCGCGCGATCTCGTCGTCGTCGGCGTTGACGACCGCGCAGCCCGATTCGCGAAGCGCCGCGAAAAGGGAGCCCTTTTCCTCGCCAACGCCGGCGCGCGTTCCGCCGAGGCGCTCGGCATGGGCGAGGCCGATGTTCGTGATGATGGCGACGTCGGGCACGGCGATGGCGGCCAAGGTGGCGATTTCGCCGGGCAGGTTGGTCCCCATTTCGAGCACGACGAAGCGATGGTGCGGCTCGAGGGCAAAGATCATCGCGGGAACGCCCACGCGGTTGTTCAGATTGCCCAAGGTGGCGTGCGTGGCGTCGACCTCGGCGAGAAGGGCGGAGGCGAACGATTTGGTCGTGGTTTTTCCGGCGCTGCCAGTGATGGCCACGACGCGTCCCTGCGGGGTGTTGGCGCGCCACCGCGCGAGGTGATCGCTCGCGAGGGCGCCCCATGCGACGAGGGTGTCGTCGACCTCGACGACGTGAGGGGCGCTGTCCTCGGGATCCAACTCGGGATCCGCGGGCAGATCGAGCGAGCGACGGCGCTCGATGAGCATGAGGCTGGCGCCGGCGCGGGAGGCGGCAAGGACGAAGGCGTGGCCGTCGAAGTTCTCACCGCGCAAGGCGACGAAGACGCAGCCGGGCGTGGCCTCACGGCTGTTGGTGGTGACGCCCGTGTGCACGCGATCGGGCTTGCCTCGAACGAGGGTGCCGCCCGTGATGCGGGCAATCTCGCCGCTGGTGCGCTGAACGCGGTTCTTCGGGATGGGCGTGGACATGCTCAGCCCTTTCCCTGGCCGCGCTGACGGCGCTCGGCGAGGGCGTTGCGCGCCTCGATGCGGTCGTCGAAGGGGCGCTTTTCCGTGCCGATGATCTGGTAGTCCTCGTGGCCCTTGCCGGCGACGACCACGATGTCACCGGGGCGCGCGCCCAGGATGGTCTCGCGAATGGCACGGGCGCGATCCAACTCGACGACGTACGGGGCACCCGCCGCGCGCATGGCCTCTTCGACGGGGCGCGCGATGTCCGCCGGATCCTCGGTCCGCGGGTTGTCGCTGGTGATGACGCCGAGATCCGCACCCTCGGCGACGGCTTGGCCCATGGGCCCGCGCTTCTTGGGATCGCGATCGCCGCCGCAGCCGAAAATGCAGACGAGGTGCGAACCGTCGGTGCTGACCTTGCGCACGCTCTCGAGAACGCGGGCGAGCGCGTCGGGGGTGTGCGCGTAGTCGACGAGCACGATGACGTCGTCGGCCTCGACGTCGCACCGCTCGAGGCGCCCGGGAACGCCGCATTCCTCGCCGATGGCGGCGCACGCACGCCCGAGCTCCAGGTCGAGGGCGCAGGCCACGCCCACGGCAACGACGATGTTTTCCAGGTTGTGACGGCCGATGAGGCGCGATCGCACCCGGTGGGTGCCCTTGGGCGTGCGCAAGGTGGCGTCAATGCCGCGCGCATCGAGGGTGGCCTGAATCGGGGCGATTTCGGCCTCTTCGGGCGGGGTGCCGGTTCGGGCGCTCACGCGAAACAAGGGCGCGCGCACGCGCTCGGCGATGCTGCGGCCGAGTGGATCGTCGATGTGGATGACCGAGCTCCCGGGTCCCATGTCGAAGAAGAGCCGCTCCTTGGCGGCGGCGTAGGCCTCCATCGAACCGTGAAAGTCGAGGTGATCTTGCGTAAAATTCGTGAAGGCGGCCACCCGAAAGCGCACCGCCCGCACACGCCCCAACTCGAGCGCAATGGAGGAGACCTCCATGGCCACGTGCGTCGCGCCGAGCCGGCGCATGTGGTTCATGACGCGCGCGATTTCGTCGGCTTCCGGGGTGGTGTGATCGGCCTCGATCTTCGTGTTGCCGAAGATGTGACCGACGGTACCAATCATGCCGCACGCGGGTGCGCCCTCACGGCCCAGGGCGCCGTCGACGGCGGCGCGCACCAGGTGGCTCGTGGTGGTTTTGCCGTTGGTGCCGGTGATGCCGATGACGTCGAGGGTGAAGGTGGGGTGGCCATAGACGGCGGCGGACGCGAACGCGAGGGCGTCGGTGGCGTCGTCCACGATGATGTGCGGGACGTTGGCGATGCTGCCCGCATCGGCGTCGATGTGGCCGCGCTCGACCATGATGGCGGCGGCCCCGCGCTCTTCCGCCTGCGGGATGAAGCGGGTGCCGTCGGTGTTGGCGCCGTGGCGGGCGACGAAGAGATCGCCCGGCTCGACCCGGCGCGAGTCGTGGTGCACCCCGTGCACGCGCACCTCGGGGTCGCCCACGATGTCGACCTGGCCGGGGATTTCGCGCACCATGTCGACGAGCCGGAGTCCTTCCGGCGGCATCATGACGAGGGCTCGAAGACCAGACGGACGGCGCTTCCTTTGGCCGCGGAGGATCCGGCTGCGGGGCTCTGGCGCACCAAGCGACCGTATCCCTCGATCTGAGGGACGAGGCCCGCGGCAAGGATGCTTTTGACGGCGTCGCGTGCGGGCAGTCCGTTGGTGTCGGGCACGCGCACCGGTTCTTGCGGGGGGCCGATCATGGGCGGCGCCGCCGGGGCCGGGGCCTCCGCGGTTGCGGCTCCCTCCCCCTCCGGGGGAGCGTTGGGGAGGGGCGGCTTCATCGAGGCGATGAAGCTGTCCGCGGGATCGCCCTCGCGGGTGACATTGGAAAGCTTGGCGGTGGCGGCGTTGGGGGTCACACCCAAGTAGCGTAGCGTTGCTTCGGCCGTTCGGCGGAAGACAGGACCGGCAATCGAACCGGCGGCGTGGCCGATCACCGGCTCGTCGAGCATCACGGCAATCACCAGCCGCGGACGCTCGGCCGGAACGAAGCCGACGAAGGACGACGTGTACAACTCGTTCGACATTTTCCCGGTTTTCGTATCGGCTTTCTGCGCCGTACCGGTTTTTCCGGCCACGCGGAATCCAGGGATGCTCGCCTCGAGGGCGGTTCCACCGTCTTCCGTCACAGCCGTGAGCATCTCGGTCACCATGCGCGCGGTCCCGGGAGGTATCACTTCGCGCCGCACGTGGGTGACCCCTTCACGCACCAGCTCGCCGCGGGCGTCCATCACCTTGCGCACGAGCACCGGCTCGAGCAGGCGCCCGCCGTTTGCAATCGCCGCCATGGCCATGGCGAGCTGCACGGTGGTGGTGCTCACGCCCTGTCCGAAAGAGGCGTACGCCGTATCCACCTCGAACCATGCCCGACCGCGCGGACGAAGCACGCCGGAAGCCTCGCCCGGCAGCGGTAGCCCCGTGGGCTCGCCGAAGCCGAAACGCCGGAAGGCCGAGTACAGCCCTGCCTCCCCCAAATTGAGGCCAATCTTCAACGCACCGATGTTGGAGCTGCGGGCGAGGATCTGCGTGGGGGTGAGCCAGTCGTTCAAGTGGGTGTCGCGGATGAGCGCCCCCGCGATGGTGTAGCTCCCGTGTTCGCAGAAGATGGACTCCGTCGGCTTGAGCGTTCCCGCGGCAAGTGCGCCGGCAAAGGTGAACACCTTCATGACGGAGCCCGGCTCGAACCGGTCCGTCACCGCCCGATCGCGCCGGGCGTCGACCTCGGACTCGCCGTAGTCGTTCGGGTTGTACCCGGGGCTGGAGGCCAGCGCGAGGATCTCGCCGGTGTTCGGATCCACGACGACGAGCGCTCCGCCCTTGGCCTCGTACGTGCGCTGCGCGGCGCCGAGCTCGCGTTCGGCGACGTGCTGGATGCCCTCGTCGATGGTCAGGTGGATGTCGCGCCCCGTGAGGGCGTCGCCTTGCGTGTTGCCGTTCGAGAAAATGAGGCGGCCGGTGCGATCGCGAAGGCCGCTGACTTCCTCGACACGGCCGCGCAGCTCCTCGTCCATGCTCAGCTCGAGGCCGTCCTTGCCCTGCCCGTCGGGCGCGACGAATCCGAGCACGGGCCCGGCGAGATCGCGGCCCGGGTAGTACCGGTGGCCTTCGCCCTCGATGTTGAGCCCTTTGACGGGGTGCGCCTGCTTCTTCGCGTCACCGAGATCGCGCGCAAAGGCAGCTTCGTCGACGGTGATGCGGCGCTTGATCCAGACGAAGTGCTTCTTGACGGAAAACTTCGCGTAAAGTTCGTCGGCCTTGAGGTTGAGGCCCGTGGCCAAACGCGCGGCAGCATCGCGCAAGGTAGCCTCTTGCACGTCGGGGGCCTCGATGCCGCGGAGCATCTCGTGGATGTCGATGCTGAGGCTGGGCACGTCGACGCTGACGGCGAGTGCGGTGCCGTTTCGGTCGTAGATGGTGCCGCGTTTGGGCTCGATGTGGAGGCGTCGTTGCCGCTGCTTTTCGGCCATGTCCTTCCACAGCGGGCCGTCTTCGACTTGGACGCGGTAGGCGCCGGCCACCAAGCCGCCGAGGGCGAGCCCCATCACGCCGAGGAGGACGCCCATCCGCAGCCGAATCCAACGGGCGCGCGAGCGATCCAGGTTTCTCATGGGGTCGCCGCCACCGTCGCGGAGCCGCCATCGGCGCCCTCGGGCGCGCGCGGCGGCGGTCGATCCGAGTCTTGCAGCGCCGGAAGCACGATCATGCGGTCCGCCGTGGGCGGCTCCATGCCGAGCAGGGTGCGCGCGACGATGTCGACGCGCTCGGGCGTCTTGTAGCTGGCGGCCTCCACCTCGAGGACGCGTTTGACCTCGCGCAGGCGGGCTTGCTCGGCCCGCGCGCGCCCGAGCTCGTAGCCCAAGGCGACGGTGCGACCGCGCAAGGCCAGGTGGAGCACGAACGCGAGCACGGTGGCCACGATGGCCAAGGTCCACACCGTGACGAAGACGGCCGCTCGCTGCCGCGGCGTACCCGACCGCGCCTTGCCCCAACTCTGGAGGAGCCCCCCGAGCTTCACCGGGCGCTCTCCTGCGGGGAGTCCTGCGAAATGCGGCGGGCCGCGCGCAGCTTGGCGCTGCGGGAGCGCGGGTTGGCGGCGCGCTCCTCCTCGCTGGCCATGAGCGGCTTCTTCCAAATGGGTTGCCAGACTTCGCGGTCGGCGAACGTCTTCTTGACGAGACGGTCCTCGAGCGAATGGAAGCTGATGACGGCGGCCACACCACCGGGGACCACGACGTCCTGGAGCGCGGCGAGCAGGGTCGAGAGCTCCTCGAGCTCGCGGTTGACCGCGATGCGGAGCGCCTGGAAGGTGCGCGTTGCGGGATCGACCCCGCCGACCCGCACCGGCCCGACCGCGCGCACGATGGCGCGACGCAAATCGAGCGTGGTCGCCAGATCGCCCTCGTCGAGGGCGCGCTTGATGCTGCGGGCGATGCGGCGTGAGCGACGTTCGTCGCCGTAGCGGTAAATGATGTCCGCGAGCTCGTCGTCCTTCAGGCGCGAGATGAGATCCAGCGCCGTCTCGGAGTCCTCTGGGTCCATCCGCATGTCCAGCGGGCCCTCGGCGCGGAAGCTCATGCCGCGCAGCGGATCGTCGAGCTGGGGCGAGCTGACCCCCAGGTCGGCGCAAAGTCCGTCCACCTTGGCGAGCCCCATGGCGGAGAGCTCCTCGCGCACGCGGCCGAAGTTGGAGCGCACGATCTCGATGCGGTCCTCGAACCGTTCGAGGCGTGTTTCGGTCGCACGGATGGCTTCCGGATCGCGATCGAAGCCAATGACCCGGGCGCCGGGGGCGCTTTCCAGGATGGCCTCCGCGTGACCGCCACCGCCGAGGGTGACGTCGACGTAAACGCCCCCGTCACGCGGGGCGAGGACCTGGGCCACTTCGTCCTTCATGACGGTGGCATGGACGAAGTGTTCCACGACGTTGACCTCTCCTTCGTCCTCGGCCCAGACCCACTCGACGTTGCCTTCGACGAGACCCGGCAGCGAGAGTTGCGGATCGCTCGGTTCGATGCCAGCGCCAGCGCGCGCGGGACCGCTCATAGTCCGAGCTCCGCGAGCCGTGCGCTGATGTCGCGCCGCTCGTCTTCGGTGGTGTCGAAGTGCTGCTTCCACATCACCTTGTCCCAAAGTTCCGCGTACTTACCGGAGCCTGCCCAGAGCACTTCCTTCTGCAGCGATGCGTGCTCGCGCAAGGTGGGCGGCACGAGGATGCGGCCCGAATCGTCGACCTCGCACTCCACCGCGCCGGACACGTAGATGCGCTTCAACTTCTGCACCGCGCGGTCGAACTGCGGAAGCTTCGCGAGCTTCTCCTCGAACGCCGTCCACTCCGGCATCGCGTAGGCGACGAGGCACGGATCGAGCGCGCTGGTCAGCACGATGCGTCGCTCCCCGAGCGCAGCAAGGTGATCGCGGTACCGAGCCGGAAGGCTGGTCCGGCCCTTCGCGTCGATGCTGTGCTCATAACGACCGCGAAACATCCGGCGTCGCGCCTCAACGAATCACCCACGGAGGAAAGAGGAGGGAAAGATTTGGCACTTCTTGCCACTTCTTCCCACGTGCAAACGCCACCGTATGGAGACGAGCCAGGGCTGTCAATAAATCACCGCACGTTCAGCTCCAGTTTCACATGAGTGTGACGGGCTTGGCCAAGTTGCGATGGACGGATGATCAGCGCGTGCTGTGGATAAGCAGCGGTAATCACTGTGGATAACTTGTGACTTCACTTGGACTGTACGCGCGCGCTCGCGGTGCATCGCGTGCACTCGCGACGCGAACGCGAACGCAATCGAGTCCATGGACGCACGCACGCGTGAGCCCTCACGCGCGCTCGTCACACGGGCACGTGCAGCCCCATGAAGAAGCCGAAGAAATTAAACAGGAAGACGGGAAGACGGGAAGGTTTGAGGGTTTTCCTTTCGGCACCGTTGGCCAAAGGAAAACTCAAAATCCTTCCCGTCTTCCCGTCTTCCTGTGAATCTTCTCGCTCTTAGCCGTAGCAGCGACGCCGCGCGCCGCGCCGGCGTCACATGAGCAAATGCTTTGCGATCACCATGCGTTGCACTTCGCTCGTGCCCTCGCCGATCTCGCAGATCTTCGCGTCGCGGAGGTGACGTTCGACGTCGAACTCGCGGGTGTAGCCATAGCCGCCATGGATCTGCAGGGACCGATTGCACGCGCGCGTCGCCGCTTCGCTCGCAAACAATTTGGCCATGGAGGCCTCTTTGCTGTACGGGCGCTTTTGATCGGCCAGCCAGGCCGCGCGGTACGTAAGGAGTGAGGCCGCGTCCAACTCGGTCTTGCTGTCGGCGAGCATCCATTTGATCGCTTGGAAGTCCGCGATGGGATTGCCGAATTGCTTGCGATCCTTGGCGTAGTGCAAGGCCATGTCGAGCGCGCCGTAACCTAGACCGAGGGCCATGGCCGCAATGGACACGCGTCCCCGATCGAGGATGCGCATCGTGTCGGAGAAGCCGCAGTCCACCTCGCCAACGCGCTGCGTATCGGGCACCCGCACCTCTTCGAAGGTGAGCTCGACGGTGTCGCTCGAGCGGCAGCCAAGTTTTTCGAGATGCTTGGAGGCCGAGAAGCCTTGCGTGCCTCGGTCGACGATGAAGGCCGTGATGCCCTTTTGCTTGGCCGCGTCGGCGTTGGTGCGGGCCAGCACGACGCAGAAGCCGCCGACGCTGCCCTGGGTGATGAACATTTTCGTGCCGTTGATGACCCAATCGTCACCGTCACGGCGGGCCGTCGTGCGGAGGGCAGCCGAATCGCTCCCGCTGCCCGGCTCCGTCAGGGCCCAGGCCGCGAGCCACTCGCCACGGGCCGCTTTCGGGAGGTAGCGGCGCTTCTGCTCCTCGTTTCCGAAGGTGAGAATGTGGCCGGTGCCCAGTCCGTTGTGCGAGGCCAACGTCAAGGCGAGCGAGCCGTCGATCTTGGCCGTCTCCTCGACGCAAATCGCGTAGCTGACCGTATCCATCCCCGAGCCGCCGTATTCCTCCGGAATGCGGATGCCCAAGAGTCCCATCTCGGCGAGCTTCGGGATGATCTCGTGCGGAAAGCGCTCCTCCTTGTCCCATTGGCGCGCGTACGGACGAACCTCGGATTGTGCAAAGTCACGAACGGATTGGCGAAGCAACGCGTGGTGTTCGGTGAACGAAAAATCCATGGGGGCGGCCCTCCATACCACTGCCCCCCTCCTCCGGCTAGGTGGCTCGCACCAACGCATGCCACTTGCGTGGGATGCCGAGGGCGAGAGCGACGTCGGCGAAGCCGAGCGGTGCGTCATCGTGCGACGCTACAAGCTCATGATGCAGGCCTTGACGTCGGTTGCCTCCTTGCAACGAAAGCCTGTGAGGCATCGATCGCCGCTTCCGCAGGAGCGCGTGCAATACGCCTGATCGTCCTCGCGGACGCACATGCCGGTGGTGCACTCGAACGCGGATTGGCAAGGCTGTCCAACGTCCGTGGCGGGCCTCGACTTCTTCGGGCTCTTGGCCCGGGGACGGCCCGCATCCGCCGCGTCGAGATCGTCTTGGCGCATCTGTTTGGCGTGCGCCATGGCCTCTTCCAGGAGAACGCGATGGATGTCGACGCGCGTGTACGCGGCGGGTGCATCGCATGGGATGCCGCCTTGCGTCACGAGGCCGAGCACCTCGCCCGTGCCCTCGTCGAGCGCGACACCACCTGGGTCGCCTTGGCATGTGGCTTCCGCCACCAAAAAGCCATCGTGGGTGACCTCCGTCACGGCGACGTGTTCGCGCGCGAGCTTCCTCGAGGACTCGTCCTTCGTGCGTTGGCCGAAGGATACGGTGCGAATGCGCTCGGCGCGTTGCGCGGGCTCGTCACGAATGGGAAGCGGTGTCGTCTCGGGAAGGTCGCGATCTAGGATGAGCAGCGCCAAACTGGCGTCTTCCGCAGCATCGACCACGAGCTCGCGACCGCGGGCCAGAAGCTGCTGCGCGGCAGGGTCCTCTCCACCATAGAGGAGGAGGGCCGACGGCTCGTGGGCAGCGACGCAAATGCGGGCGGTGAGAACGAGGTTGGAGGCCAACGCGGTGGCCGTGCAATGCCGCGCGTCGGCCATCGAGAGGGCCAGCACCGCGGGATCGCGCCCGCGACTCGGCGCGCCCGCCACGGGTGACGAGGACTCCACGGCGAGCGCGAGCGGCGCACTTCCCGCGTCGCCGAGTGAAGAAGAAGAGCGCATCTCTTTGCTGGAGCCACACGCGCCACAGACGACGATGAGGAGGCCGAGCGCCAGCCGGAGGGGAATCCAACGCGAAGTTCGGTCGTGCATGCGCGGGTGCACTGCCATCCGCGTGCCCGCGGTCGAGCACGGAAAATCTCCCCATTTCCGCTCGCGCCCGCCTGTCCCGGACAGTTGCGGGGCTGTCCCAGGTCAGAGGGTCTAGGGGGTAGGGTTTAGGGACCAGCAGACATGCTACCCTCCGCGCTCACTCCCTAAACCCTAAACCCTAAACCCTTCTCCCCAGTGCGACTGCACCCCACCCGCGCGACCTTTCACGTAGCCCTTGCCGGCGCGGCCGTCGCATCCATGGGCGTGGCCTTGCGGCTCGGGACGGTGGTCGCGTTCGGTGGCGCGATGATCCTGGCGGTGGCCGTGGGGCGCGCCTTTGCGCTGGCCGCCGTGACGAGGCTGCGCGCCGCAGGCTTCGAGATGGTGTGGAGCACCACGAAGCGCGTTCTGCGGGTGGCGCGCGGCGAGACGGTGACGTTCGGCGCGGAGCTTCGCAACCGCAGCAGCGACGAGATGCGCGGCATCTGCGTGCGGGCCATTGCATCGAGCATGCTGGAAACCACCGTGGAGCCGGAAACGGTGGACCTTTTGCCGAACTCGCGGCTCGAGGTGAAGGTCTCCATCCACGCGAAACGCGTGGGACGCTGGGGCGTGCACGGCATGGCCCTCGAGGTGCGCGGCACGCCGGCGGGCGGCGAGGCGCTCTACGAGGTGCCGCTCATGTTCGCCAATCCATTCGGCATCGAGGTATTTCCTCGCTCGCTGCACGCGTTGGTCACTTCGCCGCGCGGCGGGCGTTCGCGGCGTGCCGCCGAAGCGGGGCGTGCGGCACCGGCCCTCGGCGAAGGCGACGAGATCCGCGAACTCCGCGACCACGTGCCGGGCGATCCGTTCAAGCGCATCGCGTGGAAGGCCAGCGCACGGCGCGGCCGCCTCATCGTGCGCGACATGGAGCGCGAGGAGCGCGACGTGGTCTGGCTCGTGCTCGATGCCTCGGTGGAGCTCTGGGCGGGCCCCGAAGGCCGCGCCCCTCTCGACGACATGGTCGACGAAGTGGCCGCGCTCGCAGCCCGTCACCTCTCCCGCGGCGACCGGGTTGGGCTCGCGGTGCTGGCTTCGCGCCCGCGCACGTGGCTCTCACCGGCCAGCGGGGCCCCTCATGCCGTGAAGATCGCCGCGGCACTGGCCAGCGCGGCGAGCATGATCGACGTGGATCGCTGCGAGCTGGACGAGTGGGAAATCGCGCAGCGTGTATCGGAGCACGCGCGGCCGCTCGATCCGCGCGGGCTGCAGGACATCCCCAAATCGAACCTCGACTTGCTCGCGGCGCGGGCGCAGGCACTGCGCGCACGGGCGCCCTTCGCACCGCGCGTTCCGCACGCGCCGACGACGCGCGAGCAGCAGCTCCGGCACTACATCGCGGCCTTCGGCATCGAAGTGCCACCGCGGGTCGAGGGAGAACGCGAGAAGACGCACGCGACCATGGCGGGCGCGCTCGATATGATCTTCAACGACAAGAAAGCGCGTGCGAGCGTGCTTTACGTCTTCTCGCCGGCCCCGGCGCCCACGAGCGAGATCCTCACCGCGCTCCGCCGCCTGCGCGCGCGGCGGGTGGACGTGCGCTGGTCCCTTCCACCC encodes:
- a CDS encoding acyl-CoA dehydrogenase family protein, yielding MDFSFTEHHALLRQSVRDFAQSEVRPYARQWDKEERFPHEIIPKLAEMGLLGIRIPEEYGGSGMDTVSYAICVEETAKIDGSLALTLASHNGLGTGHILTFGNEEQKRRYLPKAARGEWLAAWALTEPGSGSDSAALRTTARRDGDDWVINGTKMFITQGSVGGFCVVLARTNADAAKQKGITAFIVDRGTQGFSASKHLEKLGCRSSDTVELTFEEVRVPDTQRVGEVDCGFSDTMRILDRGRVSIAAMALGLGYGALDMALHYAKDRKQFGNPIADFQAIKWMLADSKTELDAASLLTYRAAWLADQKRPYSKEASMAKLFASEAATRACNRSLQIHGGYGYTREFDVERHLRDAKICEIGEGTSEVQRMVIAKHLLM
- a CDS encoding trypsin-like serine protease, translating into MHDRTSRWIPLRLALGLLIVVCGACGSSKEMRSSSSLGDAGSAPLALAVESSSPVAGAPSRGRDPAVLALSMADARHCTATALASNLVLTARICVAAHEPSALLLYGGEDPAAQQLLARGRELVVDAAEDASLALLILDRDLPETTPLPIRDEPAQRAERIRTVSFGQRTKDESSRKLAREHVAVTEVTHDGFLVAEATCQGDPGGVALDEGTGEVLGLVTQGGIPCDAPAAYTRVDIHRVLLEEAMAHAKQMRQDDLDAADAGRPRAKSPKKSRPATDVGQPCQSAFECTTGMCVREDDQAYCTRSCGSGDRCLTGFRCKEATDVKACIMSL
- a CDS encoding DUF58 domain-containing protein, yielding MRLHPTRATFHVALAGAAVASMGVALRLGTVVAFGGAMILAVAVGRAFALAAVTRLRAAGFEMVWSTTKRVLRVARGETVTFGAELRNRSSDEMRGICVRAIASSMLETTVEPETVDLLPNSRLEVKVSIHAKRVGRWGVHGMALEVRGTPAGGEALYEVPLMFANPFGIEVFPRSLHALVTSPRGGRSRRAAEAGRAAPALGEGDEIRELRDHVPGDPFKRIAWKASARRGRLIVRDMEREERDVVWLVLDASVELWAGPEGRAPLDDMVDEVAALAARHLSRGDRVGLAVLASRPRTWLSPASGAPHAVKIAAALASAASMIDVDRCELDEWEIAQRVSEHARPLDPRGLQDIPKSNLDLLAARAQALRARAPFAPRVPHAPTTREQQLRHYIAAFGIEVPPRVEGEREKTHATMAGALDMIFNDKKARASVLYVFSPAPAPTSEILTALRRLRARRVDVRWSLPPFERAVPAPTDREGAPTRVREVVEEAVWLRAIAARARAEKILRRLGVRPRVTERRIAG